Sequence from the Puntigrus tetrazona isolate hp1 chromosome 11, ASM1883169v1, whole genome shotgun sequence genome:
CCTGTtgaaataaagttgtttttccaACTGAAACGGATTCGTAAGCAGCTTTGATTGCTCCTGTAAAGCCTGAAAAATGTCGCTGGCTTATCTTAGTGTACGCAGGAGTGTCTGCTTCACTCCCTCAGATATTCCTAAGTGAAATGAACACTTGGCTGGCCAGCGATTGGTACCAGACAGAAAGATTAAGTCTGACGAACACTAGAATATAGATGCGACTACACAACACTCCACACCAGTGAGAAATATAGTCTCGTCTTACTGTTGTTaaatctttttgtgtgtgtgtgtgtgtgtgtgtgtgtatattttatttttttatttttttaaataatgaaatgattatgcttaccaaggcagaaatacaataaaaatggtaatattatcacaatgtaaaaataatatattttttattttgtttgtcttttctgaATAGAAATTTCAgtttagaaaaatagaaattgcatttatttaaaaaaatttttttttacaaatttttaactatataactaaaaatgtatttattataaaaaactttattaaaattattaaaactataagTGTCTGCTGAGAGGGAATATTCATTATACTTAGAAATGGGCATTTTgggcaactttttatttttttcgatCATAGATTCAAAAAGTACTCGGGAAGCCAAGTGTGGCAGTAATGGAGATAATGGAAAATCTGAAGAATGTTGTGAAAATTAATTGTAAGAATAAAAGATGACATGAAAACTTGTCTATGAACACATAATAAAAACCCTTAGATTATGAAGcatcaatattattaaaaattatctAAAAAGATATAGCTGTCTGCCATGAAGCTGATAAACTGAAGCCCATTTTGCGACGCTTCCTATGATCTTTATAACATAACTTGGTTGCATAACATAGATGTAACATTAACTTCTAGCTGCACAAAAGGATTAAAAAACAAGTGAATTTTAAGTTACGCACTATAACATGAGAGAGAGCTCTCGCTGTGATGTTTATGTCAGATCTGTGCTATATTTTCATCTACATTATTAAGTGGTAAAAAATTTGAGGATGAAAGTAAGCACTGGTAATATGCAGCACATTGAGCATGATAATGAAATGTTCATATGTTAGATTAACCCTGACCTCACTATGTGACTTTGAAGCCATGATCCTCTCGCTGCTTTTCACATTTATAGGCCTGCTTTTCACGATCGATCGTTGCTATTATTTCcctaattataattaatttttggtACTATACCTTTAAGATTTCTATATGCAGAGGACCTTCTGTTTTGATTGATAAATctagagtgttttttttttttagttgtttgtgCATGCTCTGATTTGATGCATATTAATGATATTCTCCATGTCCTTGTCTATAGCCTCTGCCGTTCTCCTCCAGGCCTCTTTATTCTATGACCATGCTCAACTTGTCTCTCTGCTTCACCGGATTCCGTAAAAAAGATGAAGTGGTGAGTTCTGTATGTCTACTCGTCTCACCCAAAAACAACACATACCATCAGTGTCAGATTTGCCTTAATTAACTGTGCTTTTCTTCAGGTTACCCTGGTAAATCTCGTCCATCACATGGGTGGCACCATCCGAAAAGACTTCGACAGCGCTAAAGTCACACACCTCATAGCCCGCTCAACACATGGTGAAAAATACAGGGTATGTATCCAgcacatgcacaaacatacatcaaaaagccatttatttttgtgtatagtgaatcagtggggaaaaaaaccaaCAGATTTGCAGTGTTGAAATCCTTTCTGACTCACCCTGCTTTAATGGCCCTGTGCTGCCACGTGTCAAATCAAATCACTTATTTACTCCACTATATCCACCAGTGTAAAAGACAAGTTCAACACTTTGCTCTATGCTCGCAGTACATGCGTAAAATTGTAAAGGAATTGGTATACGCGCATTCATTACACAGATGtgtaaaattagctttttttaaattgtggatGAAATTCAGTTTAAGAAACCGTTTTTACACCAGATTGAAAACTTTGATGTTGAGTTTTGTTTGAGGTCCTTGTGGCATAGCACTGTTCCAGCGTTTAGGGGTTAGTAAGGTTTTcgtcatttcatatttaaaaatgaactctTAGGTCTTTAGGTCAGCCAAGATGGCGTAACCGCTGATCATGGCTGTACAGGGATTGCcattaagaaataaatcaatttagTAGCAGAGTTGCTGGAAATGCATTTATCTTTTGCtaaaatttctttaaattattccACAGGTTTAGTCAGAAATTACATTAATggaaaatttaacatttttttattactattatttattaattaaacattttctaattttatgtaaatatattaaaccaaaatgccttatttaattgcttatttttttaaattaaagaatataatataaataaattataatgtagTGATTTCTTactttatttcttatatatagaCGTCACGGGAGCGCACCTTGCTAACCCTGTTCCAGGACAGGTTTTCATAACACTGCTATCAGATTACAGGTGTGAAACATTTCTTTACACGGggttaaaagcattttttagaaTGAcgataaaggaatagtttgcccaaaaattccaataaattaaaattccaaatctgtatgaatttctttgttttgccgaacacaaacaaagatgtTTCGAAGAAAGGTTGTAACCAAGCTGTTTTAGGTCACCGTTAacttccacagtattttttttttttttttttttttttggaaatcaaTCAATGGTGTGTCACATGTATTTTCACcgttttctcagtttttttttttttcattggcaTGCaagtatttcaatttatttttttcaatgtcagtacacatgcataaacactATATTAAAACAAGCTTGTTCAGGCCGCTTTAGTAGTTCCATTTCACTTTCGATTCCCAAAAACCTTTGTAGTCTCTTGAAGAAAGTCAGTCACCAAAACTCTTAAATGTTTGACCTTTATTTTCtccttttaatatattaattcttaaaaatcagTCTAGATGAGGAGTCTTTTTAGTCAGTTGTGGATATTTCCTCCAACCCCAGGTGTGCTCTCCGTAACGGGGTCTACTGTCTGCAGCTGACGTGTCGGTGTTATTTAGAGAGGGTTTGATTAAAACAGTTCTCATGTATCTCTCCTCACAGCGTGCTGAATTGGGCTGAATCATTCATTAGTCTTATGCATAATGCATAGACCAGGCTTTGGTGAGAGGATCTCTTCCCTCCAGATGCTATTCactgctttttctctctctttttcttttcagttggCAGTGTGCATGGGCACACCCATCCTCACCCCTGAGTGGATACACAAGGCATGGGAGCACAGAGATGACATGTAAGATAGCGGCATAAAACTAGCCCTTGCGTCAATCCCTCTCACCGTGTGAGTGTAGAGGAGTAAAAACTGTGAATGATGAGGATGAAATGTCCAGCCACTGGTATGCACGCCAACCGGATCCTTCCTGCTTCcatattaaaggaacactgcatttttatttttttaaaatagggTCATTTTCTAACATCCCAAGAGTTACCGTTTTGAATCCTTTTAGCCGATCTCCCGGTCTAGCAATAGTACTTTAAGCTCagtttagcatagatcattgaatccgagtAGACGGTTAGCAtctctttttcaaaaatgaccagagttttggcatttttcagatttaaaacttaacttttctgtagttacattgtaGTTTACTAAGActgatgcaaaataaaatgttgccatGTTTCTAGGCCGATATTGCTAGGAACTGTACTCATTCCAGCGTAAGAATCAAGAAATTTTACTGCCGTACCATGGGTGCTTGCTGGCGCAAAGATATTACACAGCATCTCTCATATTACCGTGATATTACAAAGTCACGCTCCCTGTAGCTTCATTGATCATTatgccagaatgagagtatagttccttgccatatcagcctagaaaattgcaaatttttaattttccgtCAGTCTTGGTCCGCAGTGTGACTATAGAAGagtcatgttttaaataggaaaatatcaactatttggtcatttttaagaGAGAGATTCTAGGGGTCTAAAAGTGCTACATTcagacccggagatcagctgaaCGGATTCGAATATGACTGTTGAACTCTtagggagttggaaaatgagcctattttttaaagagtggagtgttcctttaaaatcgGTTTCCGCAGCACtcgtattttgacatttttccacACATGTATTGAACACTGAATCTGACCTTTCACATTAATGACCTGCCACCGTTGGCTGGATGTTGACTGAAGGGATTCTTCTTTCATTCTCATCCCCCCCCTGTGCTCGCCAGACTTAATAGAGACAGACTTAAAGTCAATTCGAAATCAAAATTGACCTTGTACTGTCCTTGTTTCTGGTTTTATTGTGCACGGTGCATCAGTGCACGTCGTTCCGTGGGGGGGAGAAATTTTCTTCAAATTGCATCTTTcgtcaaaatgtaatttgctcTTACTTTTTTGAAATGATACCTACCATGCACGGGCTATTGGTTATTGTTGACcaacaacaattaaaaacatttctgcacGTTAATAAATTAAGgcctttaaaatgtcttaaatcagagcagaaagtcttgtattatattttatttttgcttttatcaatacatttgtttacaacttttattttattatttaaaataaataattttaaataattaaagaaagtaaaataattattgtatttctgATACAAATATCTATTTACTTGGGatgcaaaaaggaaaatataatgAACATAATTGAagtgtgaaaacattttttccctttaaatgaaGTTGTTTTTAAGTCCACTGataaatattgttctttttcaTTCTAAACTTACATTTTGACACACAAAAAGATTAAGGTCAGTTTGCGTTTTAAATTTATCTTGATTTAATAATCTTTATGCTAAGGAAGACTATCTGTGATACAGCAAGTTCTATAATTATTGTATCGGTTTGTAATGGTGGGATTCAAGcctaaagcattttttaaagtgtattaaaaagtaatggagATCAGTAGGAAGTTGTATTTCCTTCAACTTGTGTTGTTAATAGTTCATTTACATATAGAGAACATAATGGCGTATAATTTccctttaatttatttcttacattttctttactcGATATTACCAAGTTATTAAAGTTGTTTTCATAAAACTTTCAGAAACCATGAGAAagcaaaatatctattttattatttatttatttttgctaggGCTTTTAAAATTGAATCTGACTTTCATATGGGCCATTAAACTAATTAGCtcttatttaaatacagtaactaTTTAATTAATCCAGTAGTTTCATTTGCAAACACCACATCTTAATGTTACAAATGCAGATACTAACTTATGTTAACTaccaattaaaattaatattacactctaaatatataaatggcaAGTAAACATCAAGTTGTCTTTGAATTTTACAAAATGGAGGGATTTTTTTGGACTATGTTCCCAGACTATATTCagggctttttttaatttaatttttttggtggTGTATTTTGGTCTTGtgatgtgactttttttttttttcactttagtAATTTCCATGCAAGCAACGAGGAGTTCCGCACCGAGTTTAAAGTCCCTCCATTCCAGGATTGCGTGCTAAGCTTTCTGGGCTTCTCTGAAGAGGAGAGAACCAACATGGAGGAGAGGACACAGAAACACGGTACTGAACTCTCACATATCAGTGTCCTTTCTGAAACGAGTATTAAACGTTTCATGTTTTGACATGtcaaaaaatctttattctgatAATTCTCGATTAACCAAAGCCTTTCATTCTGATTCATGATGTTGACCCCAGGATATACTTCTGTATTTTATTGCTAGACCTTCTCTGTTAAAGCAAATGACCCCTGACTTCTTCTTTAAAGGAGCTCGTGCTGCTTGTTTTGTACAGGTGGACGGTTCCAGGCGGTGGGTGATGAAAGGTGCACCCACTTGGTAGTTGAGGAGAATATCATTAAAGAACTGCCCTTTACTCCCTCCAAAAGACTCTATGTAGTGAAGCAGGAGGTATGAACTTGACTCAAGTCTCACCAGCACACACTGGGCTTTGCGTGGCCCCATAATAACTGTGTTAACTGTCTGTAGTCCAGTATCTAGTAGATTGTGAGGAGtgggattctttttttttttttttttttttggcacacaTCAGGTGTTTTAATAGCTCAGTTACATCTGTATTTATgtaagtgttttaataaagggtttagctaaattatttttaaatgtctattaatttcaaattattatttttttttcattctgtgtcTTTCTGCAGTGGTTTTGGGGCAGTATACAAATGGACGCCCGTGCTGGGGAAACCATGTACTCGTATGAAAAGGTGAGGTAACCAAGAAAATGACTTCTGCGatccaaaagcaaaatatattttcttttttctgtattcataataatttaaataaaaaaagaaagaaaaatgggcCTTATTCCTTAAGTATAGTTTAAAAAGTATCCCATGATGCACTTCATAAAAGGGATCATTCtgacataaatgaaaattgtcatatacttgttcttcttgtttttgtacgaaagaagatattttgaataattttggtaaccaaacagttggtggcagccattgacttccatagaaaattataaaaaaaatgacttttgtgcaAGATTAAACCAAGTAAAAAGAATAAGTTTTACACTGTGTATAAGTACTTGCTGTGCACCTGTCTAAGAAAGTACTGGTAATATAAGGTAATTAGTGGTAGGGTTATGTTTTAGGGGTAGGTTCAGGGTAAGTACTTAGTTATTacctagttattgtaattactaaaataaaaatgtaatatgtacttgagtaacaactttttttctttgtaatttccTCACTAATAGtgagaatgtttgtgtgtgtgtgttttgtttttgtttttttgttagtagTTGGTCTTCTGAGTATAATCCAAATTTGTGGTTAGATTTAGTAAAGAAAAGTTATTGATTTTACATATATCTGTCACTGTGTCTTCCTCTCAGCCTGAGAGTCCTGCGATGAAGAAGGCTGTGTCTATGCTGTCTCTCACGACACCCAACAGTGGCCGGAAACGTCGCCGTCTTAGAGAAACATTGGCTCAGCTCACCAAGGAGACAGAGATTTCTCCCTTCCCACCACGCAAAAGACCCTCGGCTGAACACTCCCTGTCCATGGGCTCGCTGCTGGACATCTCTAACACACCTGACACCTGCAAATCCAGCGGAGGTGAAACAAATAATGTGATTCGACAAGTGACTAGCAACCAGATAATAAAACACCCCCCCCCTGTCTTCCCTGGGTTAGACAAACAAGCAGAGGAATGTTCTGACCTTTAGTTTTCAGAAAAATACTGGTTCGGATGTCTGAGAAGTTTGCAGAGTTCCCACTGCATTATGCGAGAGTGTTCCAGAACTCTCCAGACTTTGATCTCAGAGGTCCAGGTTGAACCCAGCCAGGGCTGAGATGAACCAGGAGAGCAGTCAGGATGTGTTTTTAGATGAGTGAGGCCGCTGTCTTTTGCAGAGCGCAGGCGCAGAAGGAGCAGTGGTAGGCGGAGGAGTGCCAGACAGTGTagatcagagaaagagaggtcaCTGCAGCGTATCAGCACTCCTGTGTGCAGACAGGAAACAGACCAGACAGGTGACAATCAGGGTAACTTCTAGGATGAATGCAAACATTAATCTATGCCATTAACAAGTCTTTTCACTTAAtgtagaaaagttttttttttttatgcaacagTGCATTTTACTCTTTACTACATATTTCTATTGATttgtttgatttagtttttgttgaAAATGGAATCCTTTATCATTCTTCGGTACTTAAAACCTTGCACAATTtgacacagtatatattttttttctttatctgatttttgaaaagatattttgaaaaaagggATAGAACGTATCTCAGGGTAAGAATTAAGAGTGTGTGATTTACAGCTGCTCATCCCTGCATCTCTGCTTATGTGTTTCAGAGAATGGCAAACTTCCCAAAAGCTCGACTCCCGCCCTCCCTAAGCAGTCAGCGCGCTGGCAGGTCTCCAAGGAGCTCTACCAAACCGAAAGCAACTACGTTGATATCCTGGCCACGGTCCTGCAGgtttgtgttctgtgtgtgtgtgtgtgtctcttgcgtgttctccttctccttcttacacacacacacaggaaagtGGAAACCACAGTACCTGGCTCTGGCCTTATCAAACTGAACCAGTGCCTCTGACCAGTAGGGGGGAAAATGAATTAGATTTGGGACACCAGTGCCATGGACACTTGAGATTTGCTTTGTACCCCTATATGTGTAGCTcatacgaacacacacacacacacacacacatatttgtgtGTCTGCTTGCATAGTAAATGCCACATCATATGCCCGCAATCAGAGCCCAGCAAATTTCACTGAACACTGGAGTCAGATCATCAGGCAATACTGAATAGCTTGACCTTTCCATTGTGGTCCACTGGATCTTCATTAAGTTTATGGAGTATCTGTCAAGTAGAGGTCTGCACGAGACTGATTTTCCCAGTTTCATTTTATgcctgcaaaaatacaaaaaaataatttggaaTGTTCTCTACAGCTTATTAAACCTTAAGTTTTTTCAAATTGTATATTAgttttctatattatttatttttgtttatttttgttttagagtgtgtgtatgcatgtaattaataataactttttgatcaaataaatgcagcctttgtgagcataTGACTTtcagtaacattaataaatggttcCAGTCCAAGCTTTTCTGGGGTAGTTTTTAAACTCCTGTTTAAAgggtttattttaagatgtcaaaaggctgaaaaataataaactgcCATTCCACTTTACTATCATACTGTCTGCTTTGGCTGACATCTTAGAAATAGCACCCTCTCATGCCTACAAATCAGAGGTTTAGTTCTGAGCTGCAACAAATCTTATCAGGTCCTTTAGTGATCCCACAGGAATGCAGACCTCTGCTGTCAAGTCCTGCTCCACTGGTCAGAGTCTCGGGGTCCATTCTTGCTTGGTGATCTAATTTCCTTTgttcatcgttttttttttttttttttcctctctcctcCCAGCTCTTCAAATACCCCCTAGAGAAAGAAGGGCAGGTGGGCGGCCCAATTCTAGCTCAGGAAGAGATCAAGACCATCTTTGGCAGTATTCCAGACATCTATGAAGTGCACACGAGAATAAAGGTAGGCAATAACCTTTCCAAAATGCTGAGTAAAGGCTGTGTTGAACGTGTTGGCTGATGAATGTTCTTTGACAGGCGGATCTCGAAGAGTTGGTGATGAACTGGTCTGAAGAGAGGAGCGTAGGAGACATTATCCTGAAATATGTGAGTGTGATGACGCTTTGAACTCGACCTCCTCCGGCGTGAAGCTCACAACGCCGTCAAAGACTGAATGGCAGCTTTTGTgatctctctttattttttaaaattctctcTCAGTCTAGAGAGCTGGTGAAGGCCTACCCACCGTTTGTCAACTTCTTTGAGATGAGCAAAGAGACTATAGTCAAATGCGAGAGACAGAAGCCAAGGTTTCATGCTTTCCTGAAGGTACTGTCTTCTCTTTTTAGTGGTTATaaagaatagtttttttatatatataactaatataaaGCAGAGGTTTAACTGATTTagactttttctgtgtgtgtgttgtgaatgTCGTTTATTCATTTcctttgtctttattttgttatcCAGATTAATCAGGCTAAACCTGAGTGTGGCCGTCAGACTCTCGTTGAGCTTTTGATTCGTCCCGTGCAGAGACTTCCAAGCGTTGCTCTTCTGTTAAACGGTAATTCACATAAATATGGCTGTTAGCTCAAGCTTAGAGCTGTTTCTGTTCAGGAAGTCTGACTGAATCCAgaagatttaaatttaaagaggTGAAATAAGTCAAACTACTGTTAGCAGGTTTGTTACACTTTACCTgttgatgaaagaaaaatgattaCAGTGAATTTGGTTCATTCTAGACATAAAGAAACACACATCAGATGACAACCCTGATAAAGTCACCCTGGAAAAGGCCATTGAGTCTTTAAAGGAAGTGATGACGTAAGTTCTGCGATTCAAATTTTCCTTAAAACGAGCTGATGTAACCAAAAATATTCGGATGAAAAAGTATTTTCGGTTTCAGCTGAAAGCTTTTTAGTGCTAAAGCAGTGATGTTTATACAAAGATCACTTTATATTACTCTCTCTTTTAATTTTCACAGCCACATAAATGAAGATAAAAGGAAAACTGAGGGACAGAAGCAGatttttgatgttgtttatgAGGTGGACGGCTGCCCTGTGAGTAATTTGTTTTCACGTTTCTGGAAATGtcttacatttacacacatttcaGCCGAGttcaaagaaataattcaccCAATTCTGTCATTTGCTTGCCTTTTTATACAAGTGGTGCAATCTTCCAAGCCTTTGAGTCAACAAGTCGCAATAAAAGATGTTATATTCTCAAAGTCGTCACCCTCTGTCACAGCTCTCAAATAACTTCACATATTTTCTATGCCCCAACCAAAAGAACCGAAGTGACCATATTATGACCAACAGGATTTTTCTTGCCCTTTTGACATAATAAACATATGATGTAAGCATACTTCAACATTCACCAAGCAAAACTCCTTTGCCTGTCCACATAAGCCATAAAAACAGGTCATTCGGAAATCATCATAGTTAGAAACACAACACGTGGCTGTCCGTGTTCACCTTGATGCCTGTTTATTATTCAACAATTTTGAAACTGAAGACAGCTGATCATAATCTGTTTAAAGgtatatttctcattttaaaactacagtAGCAGAAACGGCCTGTTTTAAGTGATCATGTAAAACCTAGACTAACATTATAAGTGGGCTcaattaaatgctattttaacagTAAAGTGTAATGCTGTTGTTGGCTGTAGTTCTTCTCTCTGCAGTGAGAGATGCAGACGTGCCGTCTGAAACTTTCTCTCAATACTAAATGGATCAGAGTGAGTCAGCTCATGTTGTCTCCTGTCAGACTCGCCCCAGAACAGCTGCGTCTGGAGACGGGGCTGCCAAACCGATGATCGCCCACAGATGGGAGTGCTTTTCCTGGATCAGTTTGGCTTTTTGTAGCTCATGGGAACCGAAGCAGCATGGACACAGCAGAGTCTGATCCAGGAACAGCACTCTGAGGAATCTGCAGGCTCGGGGACAGGAAATGCAGCATGTTTGGTTGAACAAACCTCTGCACGCCAGTcacttataatttattaattcgcTAAAAAGCTTGCAAATGTGTTGTGAGTtggaaactgatttttttttatttttatttttcgtaTTTTTGTGTGCGTCTGCAGGCCAATCTGTTGTCGTCACACCGGAGTCTGGTTCACAGGGTTGAAACCATTGCTCTGGGAGACAAGCCCTGCGATCGGGGAGAACATGTCACACTCTTCCTGTTTAATGACTGTTTGGAGGTAAAGCTCTCGTCAGTGTCTCTTCTCAATGCGTTTTTGGAAATACTAATTCAAAACCCCACCCCCTCACCTTCACATTGCAAATACTCCATCAGGTTCCCCAAAGCAGTGCCACTATATGAAACGCATTAATCTTGATTTCTGGTCTTGTTTGTGGTGTTAGATTAATGAAAGCCTTACGATGTCAAGCTGCTAGCTAGAGTTTCTCTGTATTGTTGTTATCATTACAGCAACATttgaataaacaattaaattgatttcatttaagTGAATGTCAAGTATCAGATTGACTGCACTTTGGAGCTGTGCACCGTTGGTTTGTGGAGCTATTAAGCGATATTTATcacttaatattgtttttatgaaactggatcttttcaatcatttttcagtttacacttttatataaacaaaaaaactgaatgaaatttaATACTGACCACCATTTGAGTACACCCCTTCAGTGATAATCATGTTTTccttcatttaaatgatttttggctATTTGAAATTCTCTAGGTTGTGtaattgttctgtttttttgttgttgtagttgcTTATTCCTtcatgaagtaaaaaaaaaaaattaacaccaGCACTTATATTTTCTCACACATACATCTGCTTATCTCTCAGCATGTGAAAACGTCTGTTTTCcgtcttttagttttaaaacactgtaatgACTCTTGCAATTTTGAGTTATGCTGTGAATCGGTCTAAGCTGATGGACATATGAACCCACAATCATACCTGagacagaaaaataatagaTACCATAATATTCCCCTCTCACGTCGGAAACTGCAGGCTTTCGCAGAGACGCATATACGCGTCAACATGAAGGTCAAACTACTAGAAGGGCGTGGTCTCAAACTTAGATGACAAATTCATCATAAGGCCAGCAGGGGCACTCATAcctcattaaataaataacagacatttaattttgccgaaataaagaatataaatatacacagtaaaaacttatatattatatgtacacAACCTTTTTTTGATGCGATTAGTCATTGTTAATTTTTGCTcagtaaaatactatttttattttatttttgtttgtttaaaaaaattggtaTACTTGCATGTATTAAACTTGTCaggaaaatattattacttttgatgGTTAGGCCAAATTTGACTAAATCTGTGAATGAACTTAATTTTAGGGTTCTTTGTCGTAGAGGAAAGGGAAGACCAAAAAGATATTTCCGTTCAATTCTGTCTTCTCCCTAAATTTCCTTTCATTGTCGTCTCCAAATTTTCAGCAACCTCAACAATTGTTTGTTCAGTTCACGGTTGAGCAATACtgttgaaggaaaaaaaaaaagtgaataatttaTGCGTGTGCAATCTGTGCTTGCTGACTCGACTCTCTGGCCTGTTTCCCCAATTAGTGTGGGGATGCGTTTAAGCGCTGTGGAGGGGGGTTGCTAGCGTGTGCCGGCACACGGCTGTGGTCCTCTTTTCCCATTGCTGGCTCTGGCCTGGTAATGAGAGCAGGGAGAAGGGAACACTCTGAGTgatcaattattcattttaggAAGTCCTCTGCATGCATATCTGTCGCCCCAATATGCCTTACATATTTCGGCTGCACTAAAGCACCTGAAGGTCTCCCCACTGCTCCACCAGAGCACAGGAGAGAACATTTTACGTTCCTGCATTATGAAGATAGCTGCGTGTATTAAGAGTTTAATGCGCTTTTCCCTTCTGCGTCTTCCTATTCAGATCGCCAGGAAGAGACACAAGGTGATAACCACGTTCCGGAGTCCACTGGGTCAGACGCGGCCGCCCGCCCAGCTCAAACACATAGCCTTAATGCCTCTGTCCCAGATCAGAAGAGTCCTCGACATTCAAGACACAGAAGGTGAGGGGACCACATGGCTCGCTGCATCCCACCAAGTGCACTCGTGCATGTGTTAGTTTTCTGTGTTCTGAATTAGCACCCTGGAGAGGGAGGTGAAATCTGTTTATGTATAAAGTGTGTCACTTCGCTGTAGAGCTGGCCAGGAGGAAAATTctaacaattttaaatgttaaagacCTAAAATTCTGTGGTAAAAGCCTGTTATTCGGTTAACGTTAAGTTCCCTTATCTGAACAAGTCTAACAGGgctttttttaagaatatttttagatttgtaaATATAAGAAGCCATCTTATTTACAGTGgggaaacaaaataatttaattgactTTCAGGTCAATTTTTATTGACaatctttttcagttttgtacATTAGCTTTTTATGTTgttc
This genomic interval carries:
- the ect2 gene encoding protein ECT2 isoform X1, with the translated sequence MADSSIVTLGPGLVDSSVYDSRMAETSKEQFFMGLHADESEDVLPKVETRVVLVGKAGSIAELEKALQAITIMEVPVVKIKEGQPGTEAREKLIKSIVNMDINTPYIRTDNVRDFGDGENCEFETVFVLKDFQAPEYSFLYKNDNRILGPPAVMHCASKGEPLPFSSRPLYSMTMLNLSLCFTGFRKKDEVVTLVNLVHHMGGTIRKDFDSAKVTHLIARSTHGEKYRLAVCMGTPILTPEWIHKAWEHRDDINFHASNEEFRTEFKVPPFQDCVLSFLGFSEEERTNMEERTQKHGGRFQAVGDERCTHLVVEENIIKELPFTPSKRLYVVKQEWFWGSIQMDARAGETMYSYEKPESPAMKKAVSMLSLTTPNSGRKRRRLRETLAQLTKETEISPFPPRKRPSAEHSLSMGSLLDISNTPDTCKSSGENGKLPKSSTPALPKQSARWQVSKELYQTESNYVDILATVLQLFKYPLEKEGQVGGPILAQEEIKTIFGSIPDIYEVHTRIKADLEELVMNWSEERSVGDIILKYSRELVKAYPPFVNFFEMSKETIVKCERQKPRFHAFLKINQAKPECGRQTLVELLIRPVQRLPSVALLLNDIKKHTSDDNPDKVTLEKAIESLKEVMTHINEDKRKTEGQKQIFDVVYEVDGCPANLLSSHRSLVHRVETIALGDKPCDRGEHVTLFLFNDCLEIARKRHKVITTFRSPLGQTRPPAQLKHIALMPLSQIRRVLDIQDTEECQNAFALVVRPPTEQENLLFSFQLTAEDTLKSAWLKTLCRQVANTICRADAEDLIQSTDPDSVQVSTKDMDSTLSRASRAIKKTSRKVTRAFSFTKTPKRVLQRAFLANGTPDEKSPGPDADHMGRMSSSSTLSMSRSASTFSLTGSIKSAVVQRSNSLDYAPRPRVPVCVRTPCSPERADEPAAPESRLRPSILSLPAAQPVAPCRELLAPPEPQRRFPGSPRRETLL
- the ect2 gene encoding protein ECT2 isoform X3 translates to MADSSIVTLGPGLVDSSVYDSRMAETSKEQFFMGLHADESEDVLPKVETRVVLVGKAGSIAELEKALQAITIMEVPVVKIKEGQPGTEAREKLIKSIVNMDINTPYIRTDNVRDFGDGENCEFETVFVLKDFQAPEYSFLYKNDNRILGPPAVMHCASKGEPLPFSSRPLYSMTMLNLSLCFTGFRKKDEVVTLVNLVHHMGGTIRKDFDSAKVTHLIARSTHGEKYRLAVCMGTPILTPEWIHKAWEHRDDINFHASNEEFRTEFKVPPFQDCVLSFLGFSEEERTNMEERTQKHGGRFQAVGDERCTHLVVEENIIKELPFTPSKRLYVVKQEWFWGSIQMDARAGETMYSYEKPESPAMKKAVSMLSLTTPNSGRKRRRLRETLAQLTKETEISPFPPRKRPSAEHSLSMGSLLDISNTPDTCKSSGENGKLPKSSTPALPKQSARWQVSKELYQTESNYVDILATVLQLFKYPLEKEGQVGGPILAQEEIKTIFGSIPDIYEVHTRIKADLEELVMNWSEERSVGDIILKYSRELVKAYPPFVNFFEMSKETIVKCERQKPRFHAFLKINQAKPECGRQTLVELLIRPVQRLPSVALLLNDIKKHTSDDNPDKVTLEKAIESLKEVMTHINEDKRKTEGQKQIFDVVYEVDGCPANLLSSHRSLVHRVETIALGDKPCDRGEHVTLFLFNDCLEIARKRHKVITTFRSPLGQTRPPAQLKHIALMPLSQIRRVLDIQDTEECQNAFALVVRPPTEQENLLFSFQLTAEDTLKSAWLKTLCRQVANTICRADAEDLIQSTDPDSVQVSTKDMDSTLSRASRAIKKTSRKVTRAFSFTKTPKRVLQRAFLANGTPDEKSPGPDADHMGRMSSSSTLSAVHSPSMINLSSAFERKYHTFSRSTTHLF